A genome region from Hydrogenoanaerobacterium saccharovorans includes the following:
- a CDS encoding DeoR/GlpR family DNA-binding transcription regulator: protein MLCFERQQQILDILKQRRSATVEFLSKRLYVSAPTIRRDLAQMEEEGMILRVRGGAALLEGTNQDAPLLVRTSKNREKKLHIANIAQRYITDSCTVFLDSSSTVTVLAEKLDRFKNLSIVTNGTATAQLLNETTSAKIFSCGGVIQNKSSIVGPFAVQMVNSFYADVLFLSCCGLSLNCGSTEASEDSAAVKKAMFYNAKKKIMLCDSTKLGLEFFCKVCAVSQLDAIITDEKPNDEFLHNAGIPILF from the coding sequence ATGTTATGTTTTGAAAGACAACAGCAAATTTTGGATATTTTAAAACAACGGCGCAGTGCAACCGTAGAGTTTTTAAGCAAACGGCTTTATGTAAGTGCGCCCACCATACGGCGAGACCTTGCCCAGATGGAAGAAGAAGGTATGATTTTAAGAGTGCGCGGAGGCGCCGCATTGCTTGAGGGCACCAACCAAGATGCCCCTTTATTGGTGCGCACTTCAAAAAACCGCGAAAAAAAGCTGCACATTGCCAACATTGCACAGCGTTATATTACCGATTCATGTACTGTATTTTTAGATTCGAGCTCTACGGTTACCGTCTTAGCTGAAAAGCTTGACCGTTTTAAAAACCTCAGTATTGTTACCAACGGCACCGCCACAGCACAGCTTTTAAACGAAACAACCTCCGCAAAAATATTTTCGTGCGGAGGAGTGATTCAGAACAAATCATCTATTGTAGGGCCGTTTGCCGTACAAATGGTGAACAGCTTTTACGCAGATGTTTTGTTTTTATCGTGCTGCGGACTTTCGCTTAACTGCGGGTCTACCGAGGCAAGCGAAGACAGCGCGGCAGTAAAAAAAGCAATGTTTTATAACGCAAAAAAGAAAATTATGCTTTGTGACAGTACCAAGCTGGGGCTGGAGTTTTTTTGTAAAGTTTGTGCGGTTTCGCAGCTGGATGCAATCATCACGGATGAAAAACCCAACGATGAATTTTTGCATAATGCCGGTATTCCTATCTTGTTTTAA